Within Methyloversatilis discipulorum, the genomic segment GGTCGCCATCCTCGGTTCCGGTGTCGCCGGACTGAGTGCGGCCTGGCGGCTGGCGCGCGAGGGACAGCGCGACATGGTGCTGGTCGATGGCCCGGAACCCGACGGCAACGCCGCCGCCGGCGCGCTCGGCGGCCTCGCCTGCCCACGTGGTGCGCACTATCTGCCGCTGCCCGGCCCCGATGCGATGCACGTGCGTGAAATGCTGGCCGACCTCGGCGTGCTGCGCGGCGATCCGCGCGCCGCCGCACCCGAGTACGACGAACAGGCGCTGGTTCATCCGGCCGCCGAGCGCACGCTGGCCGGTGGCATCTGGCACGAGGGCCTGCTGCCGCGATCGACGGTGGACGACGCAGCCGCGGCCGATCGCTTCGAGGCGGCGATGCGCGACTGGGCGGCACGTCGCGGTGCAGATGGTCTGTTCGCCTTCACCGTGCCGCTGGCCGCCTGTTCGCGCGATGCCGCGCTGCGTGCACTCGACCGCGTCAGCTTCGCCGCCTGGCTCGATGCGCAACCGCATCGCCACCCGGCGCTGCGCCGCTACATCGACTACGCGATGCGCGACGACTACGGTGCGCCGGCCGGCGCCATCTCGGCCTGGGCCGGCCTGCACTACTTCTGCAGCCGGCGCGGCGAAGCCCGCAACGCCGAAGCTGGCACGGTACTGACCTGGCCGCAGGGCCTGTCGGCGCTGACCGGTGGCCTGCGCGGAAAGCTTGGCGCGACGCGGACGCTGGCCGGGCACGCCGTGCAGCTGCGGGCCGGACGCAGCGGAGTGAACATAACGGTGCTGGCGCCCGACGGGCGCAGCCTGCTTCTGCAGGCCGGGCATGCCATCTGCGCGATGCCTTTGCACGTCGCCCGCCGCATCGACCCCGAACTGGCGGTCGCTCTGCCGCGCGAAGCGCTGCCACCCACCGCGCCATGGCTGGTCGCCAACGTGCTGCTCGATGGCTTTCCGCACGAGCGGCCGGGTGTCGATCTGGCGTGGGACAACGTGGTGCACGACGGTCGCGGCCTCGGTTATGTGGTCGCCACGCATCAGCTCACCCGTGTCGCCCGCCCACCGGCAACGGTGTTCACCGCCTATCAGTCGGGCTGGACGAGCGCCGACGAGGCCCGCCGCTGGCTGGCCTCGGCCGACGACGCGGCGCTGCTGGAGCTCGCCCTCGCCGACCTCGACCTCGCCTACGACGGGCGCTGGCGCCGCCGCATCCGTACGGTCGAACTGGTGCTGCGCGCGCACGCGATGGCGATACCGCAACCGGGCTTCATCGACGCGCCGGCGCGCGCCCTGGGTGACCGCGACGGGCGCGTGCTGCACGCCCATGCCGATGTCAGCGGTCTGTCGCTGTTCGAGGAGGCGGCGTGGTGGGGCGATCGAGCGGCACGGATGGTACTGGGTCGCCACTGAGCAGCTCGTCCGCCTGCGGCGATGCCGCCGGCAGCCAGACGTCGATCTGCA encodes:
- a CDS encoding NAD(P)-binding protein, with the protein product MKRRRFLTAAATLPLLAACGNARTAPTITVLRPGMREGHALRDVAALPPPSGELRCAVAILGSGVAGLSAAWRLAREGQRDMVLVDGPEPDGNAAAGALGGLACPRGAHYLPLPGPDAMHVREMLADLGVLRGDPRAAAPEYDEQALVHPAAERTLAGGIWHEGLLPRSTVDDAAAADRFEAAMRDWAARRGADGLFAFTVPLAACSRDAALRALDRVSFAAWLDAQPHRHPALRRYIDYAMRDDYGAPAGAISAWAGLHYFCSRRGEARNAEAGTVLTWPQGLSALTGGLRGKLGATRTLAGHAVQLRAGRSGVNITVLAPDGRSLLLQAGHAICAMPLHVARRIDPELAVALPREALPPTAPWLVANVLLDGFPHERPGVDLAWDNVVHDGRGLGYVVATHQLTRVARPPATVFTAYQSGWTSADEARRWLASADDAALLELALADLDLAYDGRWRRRIRTVELVLRAHAMAIPQPGFIDAPARALGDRDGRVLHAHADVSGLSLFEEAAWWGDRAARMVLGRH